Proteins from a single region of Chryseobacterium sp. W4I1:
- a CDS encoding M28 family peptidase, producing the protein MKKFTPFLCTALAVGSLNAQTLIQAYKNRADLVSQPNITANLQDFSNLGVKTTGSVNNANTLAWIKGKYTSYGYSASQITEDPFTFGSTSSKNLVITKTGTVYPNKYVIICGHYDTITGPGTNDNGSGTSVILEVARILKDIPTEYSIKFIHFSGEEQGLYGSSHYANSVAYQSGIKKLDIKLIFNLDQVGGQLGNVNSKIICEKDTGGQSGNNAASKTVTDQLAACTTLYSPLQTSISNAYSSDYMPFEQKGYVITGFYEYTRSYNEHTVDDTFANVDPVYVFKVAKAAVGAMQHFATASSTVTAASAAREKPLQTSEPVKMYPNPVKNILTVEVPDSNTKPFSVEITNLAGKSVLKEENNTQVNVSGLSNGVYFCTVKTENTSVTRKIIIE; encoded by the coding sequence ATGAAAAAATTTACTCCATTTTTATGCACTGCATTAGCGGTAGGGAGCCTCAATGCCCAGACATTGATACAGGCTTACAAAAACAGGGCTGATCTGGTTTCCCAGCCCAACATTACAGCAAATCTTCAGGATTTCTCCAATTTAGGGGTAAAAACCACAGGGTCTGTAAATAATGCCAATACACTCGCCTGGATCAAAGGCAAGTATACTTCCTACGGATATTCTGCCAGCCAGATCACAGAGGATCCTTTCACTTTTGGAAGTACCAGCTCCAAAAACCTGGTAATAACCAAAACGGGAACGGTCTATCCTAATAAATACGTTATTATCTGTGGGCATTATGATACCATCACAGGCCCTGGAACCAATGATAACGGCAGCGGGACTTCTGTTATATTGGAAGTAGCCAGAATATTAAAAGATATACCCACGGAATATTCTATCAAGTTTATTCATTTCTCAGGAGAGGAACAGGGCTTGTATGGCAGCTCTCACTATGCAAACAGTGTGGCTTACCAAAGTGGGATAAAAAAACTGGATATCAAACTGATTTTCAATCTTGACCAGGTAGGGGGTCAGTTGGGTAATGTTAACAGTAAAATTATCTGCGAAAAGGATACCGGAGGACAGTCGGGAAATAATGCGGCATCTAAAACTGTCACAGATCAGCTGGCAGCATGTACTACCCTATACTCGCCTCTTCAGACCAGTATTTCCAATGCATATTCTTCAGATTATATGCCTTTTGAACAGAAAGGATATGTAATTACCGGTTTTTATGAATATACAAGGAGTTATAATGAACACACTGTGGATGATACATTTGCGAATGTGGATCCTGTTTATGTGTTTAAAGTTGCTAAAGCTGCTGTAGGCGCTATGCAGCATTTTGCAACGGCATCTTCTACTGTTACAGCTGCTTCTGCAGCCAGGGAAAAACCTCTCCAAACTTCAGAACCTGTAAAAATGTATCCAAATCCTGTTAAGAACATTCTTACTGTTGAAGTACCGGATTCAAATACCAAACCCTTCTCTGTTGAAATTACCAACCTAGCAGGAAAATCTGTGTTAAAGGAAGAAAACAACACTCAGGTGAATGTTTCAGGCCTGAGCAATGGTGTTTACTTCTGTACTGTAAAAACGGAAAATACCAGCGTAACAAGAAAAATAATTATTGAATAA
- a CDS encoding M28 family peptidase, translating into MKKLITILPIFLAVFSGKAQTFIQAYQDRANLVSQTNITTNLQDFSNLGIKTTGSVKNANALTWIKNKYISYGYSASQIVEDPFTFGSTSSKNLVITKTGTVYPNKYVIICGHFDSIYGPGVNDNGSGTSIILEAARILRNVPTEYSIKFIHFSGEEQGLRGSSHYVNEVAYQNGTRVLDIKLVFNLDQVGGVMGNNNNTVYCDQDQAGPTGNNAASAAVTQQLRNCTVLYSPLQTAVDPAEDTDYIPFERKGEVITGFFERIRSSYPHSSNDTFANTDPVYIYKIGKATVGALQHFAVATAANSIALRSKEPVSERSIESVSLYPNPAKDTINIELPAEVKDFSFEITDLSGKSLLKRNNETKINVSEIAAGAYIGIIKADGQTAVRKVLIER; encoded by the coding sequence ATGAAAAAATTAATCACAATTTTACCAATTTTTTTAGCTGTCTTCAGCGGGAAGGCGCAAACTTTTATTCAGGCCTACCAGGACAGAGCCAATCTGGTTTCACAAACCAATATTACAACGAATCTCCAGGATTTTTCCAACCTGGGAATAAAAACAACGGGATCTGTAAAGAATGCAAACGCACTTACCTGGATCAAAAACAAGTATATTTCTTACGGATATTCTGCCAGCCAGATTGTAGAGGATCCCTTTACCTTCGGGAGTACCAGTTCCAAAAACCTGGTCATTACAAAAACAGGAACAGTTTATCCTAATAAATATGTTATTATCTGCGGGCATTTCGACAGTATTTATGGTCCCGGAGTAAATGACAACGGCAGCGGGACTTCTATAATACTAGAGGCTGCCAGAATTTTAAGAAACGTTCCTACGGAATATTCTATCAAGTTCATTCATTTTTCCGGAGAAGAACAGGGTCTCCGGGGAAGTTCTCACTATGTTAATGAAGTAGCTTACCAAAACGGGACCAGAGTACTGGATATAAAACTGGTATTCAATCTTGATCAGGTGGGCGGAGTGATGGGAAATAATAACAATACCGTTTATTGCGATCAGGATCAGGCCGGACCAACCGGCAATAATGCGGCATCTGCAGCCGTAACCCAGCAGCTTAGAAACTGTACTGTACTCTACTCTCCACTTCAGACGGCTGTTGATCCTGCTGAAGATACGGACTATATTCCTTTTGAAAGAAAAGGTGAAGTGATCACCGGCTTTTTTGAAAGGATAAGAAGTAGCTATCCGCACAGCTCTAATGATACTTTTGCCAATACAGATCCTGTTTACATTTACAAAATAGGAAAAGCCACTGTAGGAGCATTACAGCATTTTGCCGTTGCTACCGCAGCCAATTCAATTGCTTTAAGATCAAAAGAACCTGTTTCAGAACGTTCTATTGAATCTGTTTCACTCTACCCTAATCCTGCAAAAGATACCATTAATATTGAACTTCCTGCAGAGGTAAAAGATTTCAGCTTCGAAATTACAGATCTTTCAGGAAAGTCATTGTTAAAAAGAAATAATGAGACAAAAATTAACGTGTCAGAAATAGCTGCAGGAGCTTATATCGGGATTATAAAAGCTGACGGGCAGACGGCAGTACGTAAAGTATTGATCGAGAGGTAA
- a CDS encoding M28 family peptidase produces MKKITTILLLSLSAYSLQGQNFIQAYQNRVNEISQNNITANLQDFGNLGIKTTGSPNNTIALNWLKNKYLSYGYTVSQIVEDPFSFDNGSTVVNSKNLIITKTGTVYPNKYVIICGHYDTINGPGVNDNGSGTSILLEAARILKDVPTDYSIKFIHFSGEEQGLYGSSHYANNVAYQNNIRQLDIKLIFNIDQAGGKLGNNNNTVKCERDTGGQPENNAASNQITQELAVCTELYSPLQTVFSPTYSSDYMPFESKKEVITGFYEYLESPHPHSSSDTFANVDPVYVFNIGKAAVGALQHFANASATLATNEVYPENSLETIRIYPNPANNILNIDLPHDVKHFDIEITDMNGRLVLNAENEKQMNTSTLTNGTYMVTVKSDKNRITKKVIIKK; encoded by the coding sequence GTGAAAAAAATAACGACTATTTTACTCCTTTCTTTATCAGCTTATAGTCTTCAGGGCCAGAATTTTATACAGGCTTATCAAAATAGGGTCAATGAGATATCTCAAAATAATATTACAGCTAATCTTCAGGACTTTGGAAATTTAGGCATCAAAACCACGGGCAGCCCAAATAACACAATTGCATTAAATTGGCTTAAGAATAAATATCTTTCCTATGGTTATACAGTAAGCCAGATCGTGGAAGATCCTTTTTCATTTGATAATGGATCAACCGTTGTGAACTCTAAAAATCTTATCATTACCAAAACGGGAACAGTCTATCCCAATAAATATGTTATTATCTGTGGACATTATGATACAATCAACGGTCCCGGAGTGAACGACAACGGAAGCGGAACTTCTATACTTCTGGAAGCAGCCAGAATTTTAAAGGATGTTCCTACTGATTATTCTATCAAATTCATTCATTTTTCAGGAGAAGAGCAAGGCTTGTATGGCAGCTCTCATTACGCAAATAATGTAGCTTATCAAAATAATATCCGCCAGTTGGATATAAAACTTATTTTCAATATAGATCAGGCAGGCGGTAAACTTGGAAACAATAATAATACGGTTAAATGTGAAAGAGATACCGGAGGTCAACCCGAAAACAATGCCGCTTCGAACCAGATAACGCAGGAACTGGCTGTATGTACCGAATTGTACTCGCCTCTACAGACTGTATTTTCACCGACTTATTCATCAGATTATATGCCTTTTGAATCTAAGAAGGAAGTGATCACAGGATTTTACGAGTATCTGGAAAGCCCTCATCCACACAGTTCAAGTGATACTTTTGCGAATGTAGATCCCGTGTATGTATTCAATATCGGAAAAGCAGCTGTAGGTGCATTACAGCATTTTGCAAACGCCTCAGCTACCCTGGCAACAAATGAAGTATATCCTGAAAACTCATTGGAAACCATCAGGATCTACCCTAACCCAGCCAATAATATTTTAAATATTGATCTGCCACATGATGTTAAGCATTTCGATATAGAAATTACCGATATGAATGGACGTTTGGTTTTGAATGCAGAAAATGAAAAGCAGATGAACACCTCTACCCTTACAAACGGAACCTATATGGTCACTGTAAAATCAGATAAAAACCGCATCACCAAAAAGGTAATCATCAAGAAATAG